Part of the Pseudodesulfovibrio hydrargyri genome is shown below.
GAAAAGGTGGAGCACAGGCAGAACGGCTCGCCGGGCCCGAACACGAAGATGGTCTGTTCCTTGCCGTCCTCGGCCAGGCGGAAGAGCTTGACCTGTCCGGTCAGGAGCACGTGCAGCCCCTGGGACGAGTTGTCCTCGCTGAAGAACATGGATTTCTTGGGAAAACGCAGGACCTCGGCGTGCGAGGCGATGCGGTCGAGCTGGGCGTCGTCGAGCCGTTCGAAGATGGGAAAGGCGCTGATTTCGTTCTTGAGATCGATGGGCTGCATGAAAATCCCCGAAAAAGTGCTGCAAGTTGATCGAGATCAATGTGAAAGGGGCTTCACGCGCCTATTTTGAGGACGACAACGAGAAAAAGCAAGGAGGTCCCCATGAGCGCAACCATTCACTGTCCGTACTGCAACGCAGGCCAGGTGGTGGGCGATTTCGACAACTACGCCCCCTTCTACGTCAATTGCCAGGAATGTTCCAGGCGGTACATCGTCGAGCCGGTGCGCCACGGGGTCGTCGTCTACCGCGACGGCGACGCCCCCTGCTGTTCCGATCCCGAGTGCCGCGCCACCGAGATGGCCGGATCGGGCCAGGAATAAACCCCAAGGAGCCGACATGTTCACCATATTGCGGAAACTGACCAGAAATCTGATCTACGCCATCCCGGTCATGATGCTCGCCGGGTTCGCCTACGGACTGTGGGCGGACACGGCCTGGCTCAAGGCCGCGATCATCCCGTTCACCTTCCTCATGGTCTACCCCATGATGGTCACGCTCAAGATCCGCAAGGTCTTTGAGGGGGGCGACGCCAAAGCGCAAATCCTGACGCAGCTCATCAACTTCGGGCTGACCCCATTCCTGGCCTTCGGCGTCGGCCTCCTCTTCTTCCGGGACAACCCGTACATGGCCCTGGGACTGCTCCTGGCCGGGCTGGTGCCCACCAGCGGCATGACCATCTCCTGGACCGGGTTCGCCAAGGGCAATATGTCCGCCGCGGTCAAAATGACCGTCATCGGGCTCATCGCCGGGTCCCTGGCCACCCCGTTCTACGTCCAGGCCCTGATGGGCACGGCCATCCAGATGCAGCTGTCCGCCGTGTTCAAGCAGATCCTGTTCATCGTCTTCCTGCCCATGGCGCTCGGCTACCTGACCCAGCGGGTCCTGGTGAAGCGCTACGGCCAACAGACGTTCCAGCGCGACATCGGCCCGAAATTCCCGGGCCTGTCCACCGTGGGCGTGCTCGGCATCGTGTTCGTGGCCCTGGCCCTCAAGGCCAAGACCATCGCGGCCGCGCCCGGCGTGCTCCTGGACATCCTCGTGCCCCTGCTCCTGCTCTACGGTTTCAACTTCCTGCTCTCCACGCTCATCGGCAAGTCCATGCTGCCGCGCGGCGACGCCATCGCCCTGGTCTACGGCTCGGTCATGCGCAACCTGTCCATCGCCCTGGCCATCGCCATCAACGCCTTCGGCACCCAGGGCTCGGACGCCGCCCTGGTCATCGCCATGGCCTACATCATCCAGGTCCAGTCCGCCGCCTGGTACGTCCGCTTCACCCCCAAGGTCTTCGGGTTGCCCGAGGAACTCGCGCAACCGGCCTGACGGCCGGTCGCGAGTGCCTCCGGCGGCCGGGGGAAGGGGAGGGAAAACCCTTTGAAAAGGGCTTTTCCCTCCCCTTCCCCCGGACCCCCCATCCCCTCCTTTTTCCTAAACTTTTTGGTGCCGCTTCGCGGGGTGTGTGATCGGCAAGGCGTACTNNNNNNNNNNNNNNNNNNNNNNNNNNNNNNNNNNNNNNNNNNNNNNNNNNNNNNNNNNNNNNNNNNNNNNNNNNNNNNNNNNNNNNNNNNNNNNNNNNNNNNNNNNNNNNNNNNNNNNNNNNNNNNNNNNNNCTGGCCGCCGGAGGCATCAAAAAACCCCGCCCGGCGGATTCGCCGGGCGGGGTTTATTATAAGCGTCACTGGGACGGTTAGTCCCAGGTGCGTTTGTCTTCGATGGGGCGGATCTGCGGGGGCAGGGTGCCGGGGGCGAGGACCTTGAGGATGGGGCGCAGTTTGATCTTTTCGCGGAAGAGGTGGAGGAGTTCCTCCTCCTGATTGAACTGGCCCGCCTCGATGGACAGGATCATCTCGTCGATGCCGCCGGGGTTGGTGACTTCGATCTGCCAGCGTTTGACCTCTTCGAACCGGGCCATGACCTGCTCGACCTGGTGCGGGTACACGAACATGCCCTTGATACGGGCGGTGGTGTCCACGCGGCCGACGATGCCGCCCAGGCGCGGGGAGGTACGGCCGCAGGCGCACGGGGTGCGGTCCAGGTAGCCGAGGTCGCCGGTGGCCAGGCGGATGAGCGGGTAGGTGCGGTTGAAGGCGGTGACCACGATCTCGCCGACCTCGCCGTCCTTGAGCGGAATGCCGGTGTCCGGGTGGCAGATTTCGACGTAGGCGCGGTTGGACAGGTGCAAGCCGGACTTGTGGAAGCACTCGTAGCCGATGCAGCCCACGTCGGCCGTGCCGTAGCCCTGGCGCATGATGCAGTCGAACTTCTTTTCCAGGGTGGAGCGCATCTTCTCGGAGAACTTTTCGCCGGTCACGAAAGCCACTTCCAGGAACAGGTCCTTGCGCAGGGACAGGCCCGCTTCCTCGGCCTTCTGGGCCAGGTGCATGAGGTAGCTGGGCGTGCCCACATAGCCGGTGACGCGCAGCTTCTGCATGATCTCGATCTGCGAATTGGTGTTGCCGGGACCGGCGGGCACCACGGCGCAGGACAGGTTGCGCAGGGGCTCTTCGAACATCAGCCCGGCCGGGGCCAGATGGTAGTTGAAGGTGATCTGGGCCAGGTCGCCGGAGCGGAAGCCCGCGGCGTAAAAACCTTCGGTCCAGCCCCAGTAATCCTCGGAGCGGTCTTCGGGGTCGAAGATCGGGCCCGGGGAAAGGAACACGCGCTGCAGCTCGCCCAGGTCCTTGGTCAGCAGCCCGCCAAGGCGGGGGCCCATGGACTGGAGAAAGATCAGTTCCTTTTTCTTGATGATGGGGATATGCTTGAGATCGTTGAGCACGCGGAACTTGTCCACGTTGAACTGGGCGCGGTCGAACCGCTTCTTGACGTCCTCGGAGTACCTGTAGGCATAGGAAAGCAGCTCTTTCAGCTGCAGCTGGCAATACTGCCTGCGCTCGGACTCGTCGAGCACCTCGCGGCGGGAATAGATTCCCTCGGTACGGTCTTTTCGTGTCATATCTAGCTCCTTGGTGGCTTGGATTCCATATCGGACAGGGAGCGGGACTATACCACGCCGGTCGGATTTTGCAAGAAAAACTTTAAATTTGCAGACATTCCGAACAGTTGCAAGCACAATTCCCCCTCACGCACAAGTTGCAGAATGTGCTTGACACCGGAATACCAAATAGATACTCATACTTTCCCTGACGGGTCATGGGTCGTTAACTCAGTTGGTAGAGTATCTGCCTTTTAAGCAGAGAGTCACTGGTTCGAGCCCAGTACGACCCACCAGAATGCGTCCCCATCGTCTAGTGGCCTAGGACTCCGGCCTCTCACGCCGGCAACAGGGGTTCAAACCCCCTTGGGGACGCCACTGACAAATCAACGGGTTACAGCAAATCGCTGTAACCCGTTTTTGTTTGCGTGGCTCGTCCGCGTGGCTCGAGCGCCACGTCAGCATCACCTGACCAACTTCAGGGCGGGCGATTCCTTGTCCCCGTCATTCCGCCAGGCCGCATCCAAGGCATCCACCGCGCCGGTGCTTTTCTTGACCTTGTGGATGTATCGCTGGGTCGTCGCAATGGACTTGTGACGAAGCAACTGCTGCACTTCCACGATGGTCGCCCCGTTATGGATGGCGATGCTGGCGGACAGATGACGGATTCCGTGATAACCGAAGTTCCTCACGCCGACATCGGCACACAGCCGCCGCAGCCAGCGGTTGTTGATGTCCAGAAGGCCTTCGAACCGACTTCCGAACACCAATTCCTCGTCCCTGGACATCAGCTTCCATTCCGCCAAGTGCGCCCTGAGCATGCCGGAAATGGGCAGTTCGTCGAACTCGGCATTTCCGCTTCTGCGCTTGTTGGTCCAGAAACCGATCATGCCCGTGGTCAGGTTGACTTCCGACCACTTGAGCTTCCACAGTTCGCCCCGACGGGCAGCTGTGTGGAACGCCAACAGAAGGAGTTGCCGTTGCAAGGGGGTCGCCACATCCACGGCCTTGCGGAAGTCCTCCAGGGACGGAACCCACCTCGGGTGGCGCTGCTCGGGGAACTTGTCCACGGACCGGAACGGATTCGTCTTGTCCATTTCCAGATACCGCGCACCCCACTTCCAGGCGGCGGCAAGGTTTTTCCTGTCCCGATTGGCCGTGTTCCCCGTGGTCTGCTTCTTGAGTCGGCTCAGATGGTCCAGGGCCACCACAGGGCTGATCTCATGAACCAGCTGTGTCGGCCTTGCCGTCATTTCGAACAAACGCCGAAAGGCAAGGCGCTTGTCCGAGCAACTTCCCTTGGACCATGTGGCCGTGGCGTAATCCATGTAGGCATTCGCCCAATCCCCGACCAGGACTTCCAGGCCCACGCGATGCATGTCCTTTCGTTTTTCCGCATCGGCGAGCTCCAAGGCTTCTCGGGTCTTGTTTTCCCATTTTTCCGCGTCTTTCATCTTGTCAAAGAGCTGGGTGCGCCTGATTTGAGGCGAACCGTCGGCGGGCGTAAAGCGCACGGCTCCACGCCACCGTTTTCCTTCCTTGTAAGGCATTGTCTTTTCTCCTTATAGGGAAGACCGCTTACCGGGATTCACGCTGCCATAGCTTGTGTTTGTCGGTCAAATTCTTCCGCTGCCGTTTTCTGGCCACAGGAACATCGGCTGGCTGCTCCGAGGCTCCCACGGTGTTCAGTTCCTGGTAAGCTTCCACGTTTTCCCGGAGAAACCGGATTCCACGCGTTCCGACAATGAAGGCCTTCAAACGAACCTTCATATCGCGACGCCTTACAAGGCTTTCGGAAATTCCAAAAAGCTGGGCAACTTGTTTAACCGTCAACACATCATCCACGTTCACAACCTTCAACCGGTTTCGTCGAGCCGGACATCCTGACGCCCAACACACCAGTTCAACACTCCCGGCATGTGCAAAGTCAAACGGCTGGAGGGGGAAAAGAATAAAAAAACGACCCCGCCGGGAAATGGCGGGGCCGCATCTAATAGGAACTGCCCAGGTAGGCGTTCGATATGTCACGGCGACCGGGGGAATGCCCTGCCACTTCCTCGATGGCGTCTCGCGCTTCGTTGTCGAGCCGGGGCCATTCGTCCCCGGCCGTTGCCTGGGCTGCCTCCTGGAACGCCTGCACACTCTCGTGCTGGTTGGGCGGTTCAAAGCCCGCGTGATTCAAATACATTTGATGAAACCTTTCGTGTCGAAGGCCGTGCAGGGTTCCTCCGGCATTTTTGCCCGCAAGGCCGTGTTTCCTGGCCGCATAATCCAGCCGGTGCAGCCATTCGTCGCCCATGCCCTCGGGCATGAGGTTGTGGATACCCTTCCTGTTGAAGGGGGACACGTATTCCCCGGCCCGCTCAAGAGCCGCCTCCTGTTGCGGGGACAAGTTATACAGGGTCCGAGGCCTACCGCCCTTGGTCCCGTATTGTACGAGCAGGCTATGGTTTTCCCTGTCCCAGTCACTGGGCAAATCCAGTTTGGCGGATTCTTCTCGTCGCAGCTCGAGCTCATACATTAACTCGATCTGGACCGCCACCCGACCAGCATGCCGGAACGACGCGTCGTTCCGCATGCTGGTCAGGGATTCTTCAACAACTTCCGGGCTGACCGTGCGGGACGCCTGGTTGGCTATGGACCCGCGCTTGACCCCGAAAGTGTCGTTGTTCCCGCTGATGCGGTCGTTTCCGTAAGCGTCGCAAAGATGCCTGGCGGCACTGAACACCTCGGCTATCCGACCATCACCCACACCGTCCGAGCGCATGACATCCGCCACGCGCTGGAAGTGCTTGTTCGTCAGTTTGGACCATTTCTGGACCCCAAACCCAACCCTTCGTAGCGTCTTCACAAAGAAGCGTCCGTTTTGGCGGATTCGGTACTGTTTCGTTTTCGGACCGGACAAGGTTGCCCGGTTTACCGCATACTTGAGGCTGTCGGATTTTCCCATTGGAATTCTCCTTCCGTTAAAGGTTCGGGGCAGCGCCCCTGGGCCAAGCAGATCGGACTTTTCCCGTTATCCAGGAAAGACCTGCCTGTGGCGGAAACCCACCACGCATCACCGGTCAGGGGTAGAATGAATGCCCGATTCCCATTCGGAAGAGGACTCCGGAAAACCTAGTTAATAAAGGGTGATGCCCCGCAAACGCGTATGTCTTGCGGATTGGATGGCATCCATAGGGGAAGTGCGGCAATGACAGACGTAGATATCTGTCATTCAACCTGTGGCGGGTGCTGCGTTACAGCCTGCGTTTGGATTCTGAAAAGGCCGTTTGTTTGGAAAACGGCGCGCGGATCGTTGAAGCACAAGGCTTCTTCATGCGTCATCAGTTCAGACTAACGTCATGAACTTATGACGCACGGTACGTGCGTTTCACCTCCTTTGGGTTACGGAATTATCCGGTGGATATGCTCCACCCTATGACGCCGCAAAACCTTCGCGCAAGCTCCGGCGGCAGGGTTTCTGCCCCTCCCGCCCATTTTGCCGCGAGCGTGACGCAAGCAGCCGCCGGGGCAAGGCCAAGCCCTGCGGGCGGACGCTTCGCGGTCCGGCCTTGCCCCGACGACTTTACTTGCGCCGTGATTACCGCAGGCGACGGTGAGAGGGATGGCGGGTTCGACTCCGGCTCAAGGGATATTCTCATGTCCCTGCTCACGCATCCACCCCCAAAAGCAACAAATCCCTTGCTACTGATTATCAACTTATTTATTAATCTTGATAAGCAACTAGTTGCTTAACCCTGTTAACAAGGTGGTTGATTAACCATGGCTGAAGATGACGTCGTTGACCTCACCCCTGTGAAGACCCCGGAACAATTGCTGAAGGAAGAAGTCGGGCTTTATCTGAAGATTGTGCGGGAGGCTCAGGGCAAGCCCCTCAGATGGGTCGCCCAGAAGTTGGGATGCACCAGCTCGTTTATATCCCAGATCGAAAAGGGGAACGCTTCGATTCCGCTGGATCGGGTACTGGACTTCTCCCTTGCCTATGATCTTCCTGTGCCGGAGTTCGTTCGAATTGTTCTCGTCGCCATGCACAACGACACTTATCGGGCGCTCATGAGCATACTGGAAAATGACCCGGAAATGGCCCATGCAGCCGATCAGTGCCACTCGACGAACGACGCGAAACTACGAGCCAAACGCCGCAAAATTCTCAATCCGGGACTGAGCTCAAAATCGCTTGATCGAATGCGGGAATTTATCTTGAAGAACCAAAAGCCAACATATGGGGAACCGGTGGCAGGTGACTCGTGATTGATTTACGGAAACAAGACCATCTTGGGGTAACCTCGTCGTCTGAAAATGGAGACATTCACAACAATGACGCATTTCTATTTTTGGGAAATTGCCCTGCCCACAGGTACGAGGCCATAATCACAGACCCACCTTACGAGATCGGAATTGCCGGCAAGGATTGGGATTGCAAAAAGCTGCGGATCGACGTTCTGGCTTATCAATTCCATCGTGTTCTGAAACCTGGCGGCAATGTCTTTGTATTTTGCTCGGATTTTCAATTCGGCGACTGGTATTGTGAACTTTCGCGCTACTTCCCCAAACTGCGCAAGTTTGCCTGGTGCAAGCCCGACTCCGTCGGGTTCAACAAGGGTATGTTTCAGGAAAGCTTCGAACTTGGGTTGCATGCGTGCTCGGAAGACTCATTTTTCGATGATCAAAAATACTACAAAAATCATATGGTCACTGGGAAAACATCGGGGAAAGAACGGCTGATGCCTGACCCCGACGAAGAATGGTCAGAGAAAAAAGGCGAAAAAGCCCTTCATCCCACACAAAAACCGCTGAAAGTGGTCGAAGAACTGGTTACCGCCTTGAGCAAAAAAGGCGACACCATTTTTGACCCCTTTGCCGGCACCGGAACGCTTGGGGTTGCAGCCAAAAAATTGGGAAGGAAATTCGAGATGGTCGAGTACGGCTTCCGGAACCACATTGCGGCATGGGACCGGATTCGAGGGGAAGAGTAAACCATATCCCAACAAGCCGAATCAATATTCGAGCCGAAGCTCGACTGCCCGATTCAACTTCATCCTAAGGTGTTCCCATTTTGGGACGACTCGGGACAACAGGCGATAAAACGCCGCCGAGTGGTTCCTGACGCGCAAATGGCAAAGTTCGTGGAAAATCACGTACTCGATGCAATCCTTCGGCGCTGCGACGAGCTCGGGATTCAGGATGAGCGTACCGCTATTGGTACAGCTTCCCCAACGTTTCCGCATCCGAAGCATTCGCCACTCCGGAACGGTTTTCACGCCGATCCCGGAAGTTCTCTCCAGACACGATCCCACCAGGGAATGGAAAATAGCATCCGCCCGATCACGAAGCCACGCATCCACCAGTTTCTTGGCTTCATCTGCGCCATCCTGGGCCAGGAGGGTCACTTCCAGATGCGCTCCCTTGAGCTTGGCTGAACGTTCGTGGCCAACCAACAGCTTCAACCGATATTGCCGTCCCAGATACCTGACTTCCTCGCCGGAGACATATCGCCTGGCCGGGATGGCCGGGGGATAAGCCGCGAATATCCTCTGCTGCTTGAGGACCCATGCTCCCCGGCTTTTCACCTTGGCCGCTATCTCATCTTCGGTCGCCGTCCGAGGCGCATCCGTGACGACGGAACCATCTGGGAAGACATGAATGGCCAAGGTCTTCCTGGTCGCTGGCCGGATGGAGTAATCGATTCTGGTGGTCCCGTAATGTACGGAACCCCGAGCTGGCAAATCAGGCAAGGTCACGTCTCTTGGCAACAAGAATCAATTTGTCGATGACAGCATCTATCACTTCGCCGGGGAATGTCACACCGGATGATTCCGAAGCATCATACAAAACGTCTTCAATATCGTTCTTCATTTCGTTGACAATATCAATATTGTCGCTCCAATCCCTGATTTTCCTGGATGTTACGGCGTCGTCTATGGATATCGCCATCTGGGGCAAGGAAGCTTCGGCGATCTGCCCTTCCAGCATTTCCCCCAGGATTCCGAAGTAAACGGCGGCTTCGTCCTTGCCCTTGAGGGACGGCGGCAGGTTGCCACGTTCCCCCTGTTGCAAGTCATCCAGCAGCCCTCGCATCTTGCCGAGATATTCGGCATCGGAAAGCCGGTGCGCACGATGGCTGCTGATGGTTTCGTTGATGATTTCCGACAAGCGTTTGAAGAGGACCGGGTCCTCATCCATCCGGACAGTGATTGTTTTCTTCACCCGGGCCGCAATGTGGTCGGCCTTGGCGGCATCTCCCTGGATCAGCTCCAACTGTTGCTCGAAGGCGTCCACGGCAAAGATATCCACCGGGGCGACTACCTCCTGCACGGCATCCGCTCCGATGTGCTTGCTGACCATGTTCTTGAGCTGCTGCTCGTAGGCCGAATAATCCACGGCCTCGCCGAACCGATGCTTGACGGCGTTGCGAAGGTTCAGGAAATCCTTCAAATCGGCCTTGTACCGGCGGATCGTCTTTTCGGGCGTATTGTCGAGAAACCGCGCGCTGCTCAGCGCCAGTTGCAGGGTGTTGGCAAAGAGGCGCAGGGCATCGTAAAATCGCTCCCGAATGTCTTCCGGCTCCAAAGCCAGTTGCATGGCCTCGATGTCCGCCTTGTTCGCGACTTCCTTGAAAATCTCCCAGACATTGGCGTGCCTGGCCTTGAGTTGTTCAATTTCGCCGCTGACGTCGAGAATGGTATTCTCGATGTCGGCCCGGTCGAACCCTTCCTTTTCCAGGGCGGCATAGGTGTCGATGGCTTCATTCAAGGCTCCGAAGATGCCCCGGTAATCCACCACCAGGCCGTAATCCTTGCCGTCCCACAAACGGTTCACCCGGGCGATGGCCTGAAGGATGTTGTGCTCCTTGAGGTTCTTGTCCAGGTAAAGGACGCTGTTCCGGGGCGCGTCGAACCCGGTGAGAAGCTTGTCGATGACGATCAGGATTTCGGGGTCGTCATTGTGGTTGAAGGCGTTGATGATGCTTTCGAGATACTGCTTCTCGTTTCCGTACCGGCGCATCATGTCGTTCCAGAACACCTGCACCTCGGGCATCTTGGATTCATCGGTGGAGGTGTTGCCCTCTCGGCTGTCGGGGGAAGACATGACCACGGCCACGGAGACTTCGTCCTGTTCCGCGAAACACCGAAGGTAGGCCAGAGCCGCCGGGCGGCTGGCAACCGCGAACTGGGCTTTCTTGCCGGTTCCCTTGCAAAACTGCTTGAAATGCTGGGCGATGTCATAAGCGACTTCGGCAATCCGCGACTCGGCGGAAAAGAGCTGCTCGGCCTGCCTGAACTTCTTTTTGAGGTCGCGTTTCTGCTCGGGATTCAGCCCTTCGGTAATACGATCAAACCACTTGTCCAGTTCGGCATCGTCCCCGTGCAGCTCGCTCATGCGCCCTTCGTACCTGAGCGGGGCCACAGCCCGGTCCTGGACCGCCTGATTCATGGTGTATTTGTGGATGAAGCCGCCGAACTGGTCGGCCGTGCTCTTCTCTTTCTTCAGGAGCGGCGTGCCCGTGAAGCCGATATAGCAGGCGTTGGGGAAGACCACGCGCATCTTGGCATGGCTCTGGCCGTATTGGCTGCGATGGCTTTCGTCCACCAGCACGAAGATGTTCCGGTCTTCGTCCTTGGTGCGCTTGTTGGCCACGGTCTCGAATTTGTCGATGATGGTGGTGACGATGGAGGCGCGTTCCCCGGCAATGAGCTTGAGCAGGTGTTCCCCGGTCCGGGCTTGGACCACGTCCTTGCCGCACGCCTTGAAGGTCTTGGAAATCTGGTTGTCCAGGTCGATGCGGTCTGTGACGATGACCACCTTGGGATTCTTGATGCGGGGATTGAGTGCCAGGGCCTTGGCGAGCATGACCATAGTCAGGGATTTGCCCGACCCCGTGGTGTGCCAGATGACCCCGCCCCGACGGCGGCTGTCGCCCTTGACGTCGGTGACCCGATCCACCGTGGCCTTGACCGCGAAATATTGCTGGTAGCGGGCGATTTTCTTGATGCGGCTGTCGTAGATGATGAAACCGTATATGAGTTCCAGAAGCCGCTCCGGGCGCAGGAGGGAATGCAGGGTCTTGTCCTGCGGCGTGGGGGTGCGATGCCCGGAAGTGAGGATACGTGTCAGGGCTTCCCGCTGTTCGTCCGTGGCCTCGGCCATGAGCCGGGACCGTTGCGCTTCGACCAAGGGTGTGTTGACGATGGCGCTCAGGGCTTCATTTTGGCCGTCAGCGTCCTCTTCCTTCCAGATCGACCAGAACTTCGCATCCGTGTCCGTGGTGGCGTACATGGCCCGATTCTGGCTGATTGAAAGCAATATCTGGCTGTAGATGTACAACTCCGGGATTTCCGTGACCCGCTGATTGCGCAGATGCTGGCTGATGCCTTCCTTGATGGCCCCGCGCTGGTCGGGCCGCTTGCACTCGATGATGGCCACAGGAATGCCGTTGACGAAAAGCACGATGTCTGGCCGGCGCACGGCATCGGAGTGGCGCCGCTCGAACTCGAACTCGTCGCACATGTGGTAGACGTTGTTTTCCGGGTGTTCCCAATCGATGTATTTCAGGGAATGGCTTTTCACGGACCCGTCGATGGTCTGCTCCAGGCTGATGCCGAGGGTGAGCAGGTCATAGACCTGCTCGCTGGTGGCTATCAGGCTGTCGAACGGCACCTGAGCGATTTCCCGCACGGCCCGCGCGATATTGGCATCCGAGAACTCGTGCTCCCGCCCCTTGAAGGTGATGGAATTCATCTCCCGCAACCGGGCTTCCAACACGTCCAGCAGGACCGGCATGGACTTGCGCCCTCCACGCATGGACAGGGCCTTGGTGGGCGGGACATACTTGTAGCCAAGCTGTTCCAGCAGGATCAGGGCAGGGGCGTGGGACGCGGCGTATTCCTTGAAATCGATGCTATTCATTGGTGATCTCTCAAGGTTTCGTACACAGCGTGTCTATGGCTATTAAATATGCTGGACTAAACGATTCGAACCCCCATTTTGGAGGTTCAATTTTCCCGGTGGCAAATTCCCCACATAATTCAACCAAAGGGACTTTGGACTCTACGCCTAACGCCACCTTCATTCTTTCAAAATAAGCCGTAGATTGGGATCGCGCAAAAATTTCAAAGGGCGCACTCCTGTACCCTGTATATAGCAATGAAACGGGATACCAAAGATGCCCTTCCTCCCTACCATTAAGATAACTATGCAGATATAAGAAAAAATCTGCCTGCATCAGATGGTAAAAGCTTAAGGACGGGCACATGTCGGCCCGACCTTTCAACATGTCGGCATGAATTGATCTTCTATTCAATTCAAGGCGGGCATTTCGCACATCATTGAGCCCCCCGAGATATGGTCGATAGTGAGTGTACGACTTCATAGGATGTTCATTGGAGCTAAACCGACCGACGAAATAGAAATCCTGTACCAATTCGGGAACCACTTCAAAGCGTTCTTCCTTCAAGGCAATGGCAACGGCGCATAAGAACAACTCATGAAGAAAAAATCGGTAATTGTCGGCAGCAATTTCCACCCATTGATGCCTTCCATCATCGGGCCACTGGGTAAACGGATAAAGCCTTTCAATGAACCGACGAAGAGTCTCTCCAGCCTGCTGAGCAGGGACATATCGAATTAAGATTGCGAAAAATTCAACCAGCTCGTTTTTGGGTTCTTCCAGCATCTCGATGCTCCGCACCAAGCGATCGTCCAGTTCCCCATCACCTTCAGGCTCAACCCGAAAACGCTCAAGGTTCTCGACAACCGTATCGAAATAGTCCCTGCAGGCCCCAAGAGCATTTGCTTTCCCAGCTTGAAGCGCCGTCATGGCCACTCGTTGCTTCGAGGAACTTCCGAGAGTGATTTCTTCGTCACTAAGAATATACGCAGGCGGTTTTCCCAATTCCGGCTTTTTAAAAACCGGCTTGTTGAAGATCGCCCGTAGCAACTGTTCAA
Proteins encoded:
- a CDS encoding arsenic resistance protein, producing MFTILRKLTRNLIYAIPVMMLAGFAYGLWADTAWLKAAIIPFTFLMVYPMMVTLKIRKVFEGGDAKAQILTQLINFGLTPFLAFGVGLLFFRDNPYMALGLLLAGLVPTSGMTISWTGFAKGNMSAAVKMTVIGLIAGSLATPFYVQALMGTAIQMQLSAVFKQILFIVFLPMALGYLTQRVLVKRYGQQTFQRDIGPKFPGLSTVGVLGIVFVALALKAKTIAAAPGVLLDILVPLLLLYGFNFLLSTLIGKSMLPRGDAIALVYGSVMRNLSIALAIAINAFGTQGSDAALVIAMAYIIQVQSAAWYVRFTPKVFGLPEELAQPA
- a CDS encoding phenylacetate--CoA ligase family protein — translated: MTRKDRTEGIYSRREVLDESERRQYCQLQLKELLSYAYRYSEDVKKRFDRAQFNVDKFRVLNDLKHIPIIKKKELIFLQSMGPRLGGLLTKDLGELQRVFLSPGPIFDPEDRSEDYWGWTEGFYAAGFRSGDLAQITFNYHLAPAGLMFEEPLRNLSCAVVPAGPGNTNSQIEIMQKLRVTGYVGTPSYLMHLAQKAEEAGLSLRKDLFLEVAFVTGEKFSEKMRSTLEKKFDCIMRQGYGTADVGCIGYECFHKSGLHLSNRAYVEICHPDTGIPLKDGEVGEIVVTAFNRTYPLIRLATGDLGYLDRTPCACGRTSPRLGGIVGRVDTTARIKGMFVYPHQVEQVMARFEEVKRWQIEVTNPGGIDEMILSIEAGQFNQEEELLHLFREKIKLRPILKVLAPGTLPPQIRPIEDKRTWD
- a CDS encoding site-specific integrase; translated protein: MPYKEGKRWRGAVRFTPADGSPQIRRTQLFDKMKDAEKWENKTREALELADAEKRKDMHRVGLEVLVGDWANAYMDYATATWSKGSCSDKRLAFRRLFEMTARPTQLVHEISPVVALDHLSRLKKQTTGNTANRDRKNLAAAWKWGARYLEMDKTNPFRSVDKFPEQRHPRWVPSLEDFRKAVDVATPLQRQLLLLAFHTAARRGELWKLKWSEVNLTTGMIGFWTNKRRSGNAEFDELPISGMLRAHLAEWKLMSRDEELVFGSRFEGLLDINNRWLRRLCADVGVRNFGYHGIRHLSASIAIHNGATIVEVQQLLRHKSIATTQRYIHKVKKSTGAVDALDAAWRNDGDKESPALKLVR
- a CDS encoding helix-turn-helix domain-containing protein, yielding MDDVLTVKQVAQLFGISESLVRRRDMKVRLKAFIVGTRGIRFLRENVEAYQELNTVGASEQPADVPVARKRQRKNLTDKHKLWQRESR
- a CDS encoding integrase domain-containing protein; the encoded protein is MGKSDSLKYAVNRATLSGPKTKQYRIRQNGRFFVKTLRRVGFGVQKWSKLTNKHFQRVADVMRSDGVGDGRIAEVFSAARHLCDAYGNDRISGNNDTFGVKRGSIANQASRTVSPEVVEESLTSMRNDASFRHAGRVAVQIELMYELELRREESAKLDLPSDWDRENHSLLVQYGTKGGRPRTLYNLSPQQEAALERAGEYVSPFNRKGIHNLMPEGMGDEWLHRLDYAARKHGLAGKNAGGTLHGLRHERFHQMYLNHAGFEPPNQHESVQAFQEAAQATAGDEWPRLDNEARDAIEEVAGHSPGRRDISNAYLGSSY
- a CDS encoding helix-turn-helix domain-containing protein — translated: MAEDDVVDLTPVKTPEQLLKEEVGLYLKIVREAQGKPLRWVAQKLGCTSSFISQIEKGNASIPLDRVLDFSLAYDLPVPEFVRIVLVAMHNDTYRALMSILENDPEMAHAADQCHSTNDAKLRAKRRKILNPGLSSKSLDRMREFILKNQKPTYGEPVAGDS
- a CDS encoding DNA-methyltransferase, whose translation is MIDLRKQDHLGVTSSSENGDIHNNDAFLFLGNCPAHRYEAIITDPPYEIGIAGKDWDCKKLRIDVLAYQFHRVLKPGGNVFVFCSDFQFGDWYCELSRYFPKLRKFAWCKPDSVGFNKGMFQESFELGLHACSEDSFFDDQKYYKNHMVTGKTSGKERLMPDPDEEWSEKKGEKALHPTQKPLKVVEELVTALSKKGDTIFDPFAGTGTLGVAAKKLGRKFEMVEYGFRNHIAAWDRIRGEE
- a CDS encoding M48 family metallopeptidase, which encodes MAIHVFPDGSVVTDAPRTATEDEIAAKVKSRGAWVLKQQRIFAAYPPAIPARRYVSGEEVRYLGRQYRLKLLVGHERSAKLKGAHLEVTLLAQDGADEAKKLVDAWLRDRADAIFHSLVGSCLERTSGIGVKTVPEWRMLRMRKRWGSCTNSGTLILNPELVAAPKDCIEYVIFHELCHLRVRNHSAAFYRLLSRVVPKWEHLRMKLNRAVELRLEY